The following are encoded together in the Streptomyces sp. NBC_01465 genome:
- a CDS encoding papain-like cysteine protease family protein codes for MRNKKRWLSAAALLAAAVFAAPATAASADQSAPTAAVAAAKRLNITMQSQQKTNWCWAASGNTIATWFGRNYTQNQFCNAAFGRQQGYDCPNSQASLGDVQNGLDWAGINSGSYVTGWLRYTTVQSEIDANRPVETRIQWSSGGGHMHVLYGYDTANSWVYWGDPWPSNDRYNWASHAWYVNNNEFSWTHSLYRIGA; via the coding sequence ATGCGCAACAAGAAGAGATGGCTGTCCGCAGCCGCCCTGCTGGCCGCGGCGGTCTTCGCCGCACCGGCGACGGCGGCCTCGGCCGACCAGAGCGCTCCGACGGCCGCAGTCGCTGCCGCCAAACGACTGAACATCACCATGCAGTCCCAGCAGAAGACCAACTGGTGCTGGGCCGCGAGCGGCAACACCATCGCCACCTGGTTCGGCCGGAACTACACCCAGAACCAGTTCTGCAACGCCGCCTTCGGCCGGCAGCAGGGCTACGACTGCCCCAATTCCCAGGCCAGCCTGGGCGACGTCCAGAACGGACTCGACTGGGCGGGCATCAACTCCGGTTCGTACGTGACCGGATGGCTCCGCTACACCACCGTCCAGTCCGAGATCGACGCCAACCGCCCGGTCGAGACCCGCATCCAGTGGTCGAGCGGCGGCGGCCACATGCACGTCCTGTACGGCTACGACACCGCCAACAGCTGGGTCTACTGGGGCGACCCGTGGCCCTCCAACGACCGCTACAACTGGGCCTCGCACGCCTGGTACGTGAACAACAACGAGTTCTCCTGGACCCACTCGCTCTACCGGATCGGGGCGTGA